The Bacillaceae bacterium IKA-2 DNA window ATCTTCTTAATAAGGTGATTTGCCATCATTGTTCCTGCTGTCCCAGCGCCAAGAATTAAAATCCTTTTCATGTTTACCGCCTCTTTTCTTTTCATGCATGAGTTTCTCTTCAAAACTCAAACTTATTGTTATTAATTTACTTTACACTGTATAGGAAAGTGAATAAGTAGTACTTGAATAATAAATTAGATAGAAGGATATTTTTTGAACAACCTCTTTAATAACGATGTAAGGTGTCAGTCCAAGTAATTTCCTTACTTTTATAATACCACTACCCGTATGAGCATGGCGGGATATGTGTGACCAAAATGTGAAATTATTGTGAAGGGAATATGAACGTTAGTAAACTTTCAAAAAAAGTAATTGAGGGACTAAAATTAAATTAGTTTGCCAATTGAGTAAGGATTGTATAATTTATAATTAATTGATTAATTGAAATTTCAAAAGTATGAAGTGTGGTTACGCTGAAGGGGTTGTATCAAGTGTAATGAGGAGTGTGCGGGAATTTAAACTTCTTTTTCTGTTAGAAAAATCATAATCAATGTAATTTTTGAATGGTGCGAAAAGCTAGCGAGTAAGAAAACGATTAACAGGATTTTAGCTAGACACTTCAAACGAATTGGTCAAGGGAAGTACTCACATTATGTTGAGGTTGAGAATTTTGGTGATTTATGAGGCAAGTAAACAGAGCGATCGGGGAAAAAGTGTCCACTGTTTCCTAGCAAGATAATCTAAAAACCCTCACTATCAGTAAAAAAAACTAATAGTAAGGATTTTAGCTTTTTCAAGAGATAGAAAAGTATAAAACTTTCGAGTCGGTCTAGCTTCTGCGCCGAAGTGCGCGCTCACTTCGGCGTGTTAACTGTACCCAAAGTTGAGAATGCAATTAACAGTGCTCCAGTGATGTCCCAGGTAGGAAGGCACTTGGGATTTTTTTATGTTTGTTTGACCTCGCTAAGTGAAATCCCTAACGCATCAGCAACACCGTTACATGACGTAGCAGTAGCATTAGTAGACGGGTGCTAATATAATTAATTCCGGGAGAACATCATCCCCGTTTGAAACACTTTTAGAAGACGGTACTGAAGAGTAATAAAACATATAAAAGGAGCCTAATCTATTGATTGGGCTCCTTTTATATGTTGATTAAATATGTCCCAGGCGAGATTCGAACTCACGGCCTACAGCTTAGGAGGCTGTCGCTCTATCCTACTGAGCTACTGAGACTTTAGATTTCAATTATAAATTCATTAGCGGTAAAGGTCAAGAAAATCAATTGAGATTTTCCTTCGCTTCATAGTAAAATGCGCGCATGAATTTTTTGATATTTATGCGTTGTTGTGTTGAAGCTTCTTTTTCATGGTTCATTTCTTGCATTTTTTGATGCACTTGTGAGAGATCAAAAAATTTGGTAGCGTAATCTTCGAATTTGGGATTAGTATGGTCAAGAGTCCCTAAAGATGCAACATAAATTAGCGCATGCTGGATGGTTCTCCGGACTCTTTGCTCAGTTGCTTTCATTTCTTTTTGTTCGAAATCCTTTTTTGTCTTTAAGGAGTGTTTTAAATGAGTTTTGGCAACATGTTGCCAAATTTCCTTAAGTGGCGGAAAAGAGTAGTAAAGGTCAATCTCAGTTGTTTTTTTATTAAGGTATTGAAGAATAATTAATAAATCGTCACTACCACATTCACCACGGATTCCAAGCTCTGATAAAATGATTTCACCTGCCCTTAACATCCTTTCACTTGGACTAGTTTTAA harbors:
- a CDS encoding response regulator; protein product: MRFLIVDDDPGVRAMLRAIIEDENLGEVVGEEADGIYLTPERLNRDQIDILLIDLLMPERDGIETMKALYPSFNGKAVMISQVETKDMIAEAYLSKVEQYITKPINLFEVISVLTKVANHIRLESSIQEIQKSLKILGLQEKLDTKSNAHFKTSPSERMLRAGEIILSELGIRGECGSDDLLIILQYLNKKTTEIDLYYSFPPLKEIWQHVAKTHLKHSLKTKKDFEQKEMKATEQRVRRTIQHALIYVASLGTLDHTNPKFEDYATKFFDLSQVHQKMQEMNHEKEASTQQRINIKKFMRAFYYEAKENLN